The DNA segment taatattattgaatgaaaaaCTGACTCTTAAATAgacaaatttaattatgCTTCTGTTGGGCGGAATTGATTAGTATGGAGTAGAATTTAATTCGCAAAATTTCAAGCgtataatgataaattaaaacGTATTatacttcaaaatctttgTTTTGAATTACTCGTAATTTTTTATCTCCGCAAATGGATATGTGAATTCTTGTATTTAGGATactcattcaaattatatttgatatttgatatttgatTACTTAATTAAAGGAAACCTAGACGAATTAATTATGTAAAAAAATGGGACAAAACTATAAACTAGAAGCTTtactttaaataataagataTTAGAAACACCTTGGATTAAAAAATCATTGTGAAGATGTGTTCTTGTCTCAATCATAGCTTATGATGCCTCAATAAAATCCcatgaattatttgtaaGCATAAACTATGAACTGAAACTGAAACATACAAAGAGAAAGATGTAGAATATTCCATCAACAACTAAATATAGAGTTTGAATTCATGGAAATAGACATGCATAATGCTAACCTCCGTAAActgatgaaaaagattctCTAATTTCAACAATGCTGTAATCAGCATTAATGcataattgaagaagaatccgAGCTTTCTGAGGGTTGAGTATTCCAGAAGCAACTGCACCTTCGAAATGATTGACATTTGCGACTGGAACACTACCTTCAACTGTACGATGAGAATATACAGTTGGCACACCGTATTTCTCCCAGACTTCTTTTGCAACATTATTACCCTCATCTGTCCAATGCCCCGCTCCAAATCCGGCAAATACAAGACCCTTAGCCCCCAATTCAACAGCACTGTATATGAGTCCGGGATTCAATCCCTGATACGCATACAAAATTATCACTTCAGGTAACTCATCCGTTTTAgatatatcaaaatattgatggCCATAAGGTCGAATTGGAGGATAGTACCACTCAATCTGGTTATTCTGAAATACACCAAGATATCCCTGTTCTCCAGATCTAAAGGTATCTAAAGCAAATCCACTCATTTTTGTTGTCCAAAACCCACTTGCTATTCTATCATTTAAGACTACTAACGGACCACGTTCTTTTGAAGTTTCTGAACTGGCAATTTTAACTGCCTGATATAGATTCATGAGCCCGTCAGCAGAAATAGCCGTGGAAGGTCTCATGGCGCCTACTATAACAAGAGGTAGGTCAGATTTTATTGTCAAGTCCAAAAAAAAACTGGTTTCTTCGATTGTATCAGTCCCATGTGTGACGACCGCTCCGTCAATATTCCCGTCAAAAGCTTCGGTAATAGCCGCatataatttcaataaatgtGAGCTATTCAATAACTTTGATCCGACATTAGCTACCTGCAAATAATCTAAATGAGCAACATCTTCGAGTGATGGAATTGCTTCAACCAAGTCTTTTACAGTAAGACCCACTTTATATCCAGCTGTCTGCGAGTTAGTTGTTCCTTTACTTGCTATAGTTCCACCCATTCCAAAGATTTTGACTTTTGGGAGCTGCTTcattttttaattgtttaCTCCTGCacaaacaaaaataatatacaattcCAGGAAGGAACGGTTTTACATTTAAGTATTTAATTTTCCTAGATCCCGGAGATCTCAGGAACGCGCTGTGGAGTCGTTAAATGCACTTTATGACATcataaaatttatcaagTCTGAAATCAatagattattattggtattCCCAAAACCAATACTGATGTTGACgaaattattttctgaTATTGTATATTGAGAGTCATTTAGTACCATGaaagatattaaataaCTGTATACTCAGTTTGTAGTCCCTGGAACGACGTTTTTCCATATCCCAATCTTCCTTCTGagtaaattatatcatATCAATCTCAAATACTTGCAACTTATGTTATATCTATTTCCCAGGTTATACGCAgcattcattattttgagTATATTGATTCGTCTTGGTGCATGTAGCAACCTGAATTGCTTGAGCTTGTTAGGTAAGTAGTTAAAATAGAAAAAGGgaaaaaatgaaaaagacAACAGTTAACGGACAGGAAAATGTGGAGAAACCAAGAGTGGGTTTTCTAGCGATAAGTTTTACAATAATACGTCCTCCTCCCCCATTGAAAGGTAAGAAATGGAACACAAGGGCGGAAGTATCACTATCTCCAAATATGTTAGCATATTGCTTTCTTTCCATAATATCAGCTTGTAGAATTTCTATCATTCTTGCAAAGTAAATCTACTTCGACCAAAATGTATTGCagaaaacaaaaaatatacGATGTATTTATGCGATTGTATCATGGAatctatataaatatagCTGTTAATCCAACCTTGAAGTCAACATGATCAGGAATTTATACCCAACCATACAAAGTCTATACTTGAAATGGTAATTTCAAGATTCAAGGGCCAAACCCTGAAATGTAATGAGCTTTGTATACTgctttataatttatatcatGAGCCAGAGAGCCCTTAAAAATTCGAAAGCTCAACATATATACTATTTGAATAGAGTGTTATTAGCCTTGCTGATAGCCTTGTTGGCTCCAACTGTGTATTCTTGACTTTCctcaaatttttctaagACAAATTCTCTCATTGCAGTTTTTCCTCCGGTTTCCACAACATCTTTAGGTGTTCCTCTGCCAATGTGCTGTGTCTCGGCAGTTCCATGTGGGAAGCCTGGAAAATCAGGTCCTGCCAATCCATTCAAGAATGCTTCTCTCTGTAAAAAGGCATATTCCACGTTTATTCCACATAATGGAACTGAAGGAATATAGAATACCGAAGAATCATTCTCACCTATATGTACTGGATCAACTGCATGAACTAAATCACAATGCCAGAAAACCATATCACCAGGTTCAACCTTAGGAACCAGAAccatcaaattattaagatCCATTTCAGGGTGagttttatcattaaattccAAGCCCTTACCCGGGAATGCACCAGGTATATCAGAATCAAGTCTTAATTCATcgttttcatcaaaaaatgGTTTTAGCATGTAATACGCTGTTACCTCTCTCACAAGTGGAGCAAAGAGGATGGTACCTTCCTTTGGTGCGATATCGGAAACTGCCAACCACCCCTGAAATGTTCTGAACATGCTGCATGTTCCTCTTGATTCATGTAAATCCATTTTAGCCTCAATTCTGTGGGTTGCATCATAAGGATCAAAATTTTCCCAATTCCCTTCAAATATTGGCGTATAGCAATTGctatattcttcatcttcccATCTTTCTAATGATCCCCCATCTGCATGAGGACCAAGTGAAAAAAGAGCATCGCCTGCTTTTCTAATACGTAAACGATCAGCATAAGATATATTCTGGTCAAAGCATATTTCACTTTCAGGAGAAGCATGccataaattattcatatatgACATAACATTTGTTACATGAGGATGAGACCGAGCTCTAACTTGCGACTTCGACCaatataattcataaaCAACTTTCTTATCTTTAGGAAAGCCTTCTGTGTTTGGATTAGCATCAATATAATCGATCACATCcttttttaattgaatagcttcttctttaggAATaacatttttaataatcaaAGAGCCACGCTTTTTAATCTGCTGTGTTTGTTCTTCACTCAAATTTCCTAATTCTGAGAACAGAACTTTTGGAATTATTTCAGGTCCCacttctttaatttcttggATTCCATCAGCTAAAGCCTTCTTCAATCTGTGCCAACTTGCAGTTATCGcttctttatttttaacCAAGTTCTTCTTTACCTCGGCATACTCTTGTGGAAGACCTACTGTATCAGCATTTTCAAAAGACGAAAATACTGACGAGATATCACCAGTCCCTCTGACTTTCGCTTTTGAGATATCGTATTTACGACAATTAGGATAGCTTTGTTTTGTTTCCGCACTTGGCATTTTTAACTCTTAGCTGATAGACGACCATTTCATTTAAGGATACCACctatatttatatcttcTGGCATTCTGTCCCTAGTATAGGAGTTTACATACGCCATGTatgttaataatgaaattcatGATATCATCGCGGACGGATGACCAAATATAGTAATGGGTCCTGCTAATCCCCTCGACCCAATTCGGTATGCCGCccatcaaatatttaagattTTTCTGCCGGAGAATATActtatttgaaagaatatcGAATCATTGGCCTCTTTAATTTCGTTTATTGCGTAGGTGATTATGCTGTCTAACTTCACGATATCTACATTTTCTGTGTCCAAGAGACCGGTAAGTAGTCGTACATCTTCCGTTTAAAGGACTATTTATTAACAATTTCCGAAAGCGTTCCATAAAGGCCTGTGAACGTTGCAAGAAACTTCATAAGAAATGCATTACTGATTTTGGTGCATCAAGTTGTAACCTGTGCGAAATTAAGTCATTAGATTGTGTTTGGAAGCAggattttgatgatatagCGTGTAACAAATCGACAAAGAGGAAAAAAACAGAAACCAGAAAGGAACATAtttatgaagaaatatttaagaacAATGATCAGATGAAGCCTCAATTTGTTTGTGCCACTCAACCTTTGGCCCTGTTATTGAGCAGGGATTCTTTTTTGTGCTTCGATGGAGATGACTTCGGTCTCTATTATCCTTGGAGAGGAATAGACAGTGACCAATTTAGTGAAAAGAATATAgatgaagatttcaaaAGTTATTTAAGCAGCAAAGGCGCTTTTGTGGTTCCTCCTATACAAGAGCAACGACGTTTGATTCAGATATTCCTTGAGAATGTTTATCCGTTATATCCTGTTGCGggaagaaatattttgaacGATATTAGGAGGATTCCTATCATGCTATTGAACGCTATGTTTTTAAGCGCCATAAGATTCGATACGTCTGAGGATAGAAGTAATATAAGATCTAGGTCGAATGAGTTTTATGAGAGGTGTAAGCTTTTGGAATTAGTggaaacaaataaaatcacTTTAATAcaatcatatttattattgtctATACACGAGGAAGGCATGGAAGGGGCAACCTCTTctaaagaatatataacAAAAGCATGCAATTTATGTGGAGAACTCGCGATTACAAATATGGGAGGTTCCAATGGGGTGTCTAAGAACCACGAGAATAAAGATACAGAGTTATCTAGCTTTAAAAAagttcattatcaaaaacgAACCTTGACCCGTTTATTCTGGGTTTCATTCTGTTGCGATCGTCTTGTATCAGCTACAAGTGGAAGAGAAATGTACTATAATCCTGCGGATTTGATGGTTGATGGCATTGAATTGGAGGATTTTGATGATGgagaaaatcaaaaatatgatTTTGCCATATTTAGTTCCTGGTGTAGTGTCTGCAAATTGATTGATCGTATTCAATCTTCTTTGTATAGGCCACCACAAAATAGAACATTGACGGATCATATTTTAGAGactgatttattgaattggcatattgaaaatgagTTCCAAATTGAGGAAAGGTTTaagaattctttaaaaatttatcacGCATACGCTTTTATCTTATATCTCCGCTGTAAAGTGGATTCAATATCCCTTATTGTTGGAGGTTCCGAGCTCAacaatattcaagaagGAACCACAGGTAGGCATATGTCACTTATACATAATTATTCCACATTGATTGTAGATCTTATCGAATCAAACAAATTCATTCACCATGTTTTAATAGTACATGCGATTTTACATGTCATTGCTTTGATACAACTCGAATCCAAGATGCATTTTGAAGACAGCCATGGGCTGTATTGCAAGAGTATGATGGGTAGGTCTGTCAAGATACTTGAGAATTTTAAAGACTATTGGTGGTTTGCAGGTGCTGCCCTTAGACTATGTAGAGTCGTTATTTCTCCTGAGATTTTTAAATCAGATAATAACACTTGATAATCTAGAAGTTTTATCGAACATAACAAATGCAACCCGATCCTATTAATTTCACCATGATGTACTTTTTTTAATCATACAGTACCGGGGATTTATTTACTTCTTCATGGCCCAAAATAGATTTTTCAGCAAGAACACTAGTTAAAAGCAAAGGAAAGCTAGCTCAATTATTAAGGAATACGATAATAATTATGTATATTTAGTTATGTTAGTGTCTATAAAATATGGTGAAAGAAACGACttataaaataaatattaatctTTAGTAGACTCCATTTcctttcattattataatctaCAATTACATACATCACTTAATTAAATCGTGCCATGATGTTCCGAACAAATTTACCATTGAAATTAAGTCGATCTGCTCAGTGTTTTGAGCTCATTATAGTGAAGGATATGATAATGGTCAAAAGAGCGTCCGAGATATGAGTTGGATTATATAATCTAGCGCGACgaaatttttatttgagCTATTAAAAATTCCCAGTACAGAAACTTGTTCGTCAAGAAGTCTAAGCgtaatgatttattacaGGCCTCTAAGTAACTCTTTCATCGAATAATTTCTCTTGTATATGTTCACGAATAATTGGTGAAAGAGTGAATTATTAAGTTATAAGTGTTCTCTGTATTCCATGAATGGATTTGTCTAATAAAGTTGCAATATAAAGACGAAAATGAGAAAAAGCATAGTTGCATTATCCTTCATCACTTTAGCATGCATTCCTATAACCCTGGCCCTAGTTATAGTAGATAGTGTTGTTGCTTCGTcatgtatatattatatgaagCAATTCGATTGGGGCTGTAATTCAACTGGAAATGGAGCCACGCAGTATACTTGTCGTTGTGGGAATATCGACTGGCTAGGTTCAATTGCAAACTGTATTTATTCAGAGTCTACAGATATTGGTGAAAGAAACCATGCATTGAAACATGTTGGTACCAGATGTTATGATAAATCCAAGAAGTTGTACGACTATTATGTAGTGgattttattcaattctacGAAAATGCCACAGATTTTTTACAATATCCTGATAGTACGAAGGACATAGAGGATCAAGTAATGCATCCGCTAGAAGTCAACCAAACTGATTTCAAATACTATTTTGATTCGTTTCAAAACGTGATGGATCACGTAAATAAAACTCAATGGTTCGGATGGGgattgaatttttattggGTGGTAATTATAGTTATTTCGTTCATCTATAACTATCGTAATGTCTTTTTTAGGTTTATTCCAAGCAGGGGATGGAACAGAATTAAAGGTAGACTTATCCAATCTGCTTTATTTAGAAATAACGATTACAATACAACCTATTATTTGGCAGACTTAATTCCAATTATGCTTCCATCTACAATTGAGTTTGTAACAATAAGCATATTCTGGATACttgttattatatttagCATCGTTGGTTACGATATGATGTTACCAAATGCATACTTAGGTGGCtcaaaatttttctatCTATTGGATTTCATATCTTATCGTACATGCATAACGGCATTTTCACTTTTACCGTCCATGTACTTCATGGGTATCAGAAATACACCCTTAAGTTATGTTGTAAATTGGTCAAGAAGAACATTTATTAGCTTTCATAAAACTATTGCAATGGCTATGTCATTCTTAGCATTTATTCACTCGTGTCTGTGGACAGCATATACGATCAGGGAAGGAGATTATGCCATGTGGGCGGTTGATGCATATTGGCAATGGGGTATGGTTTCTATGATCATATTAGGTTTAATATTGTTTTCAAGCTTGAAGTGGTTCAGAATGGTAATGTATGATatctttttaattcttcaccatgtcttttcaattgtatTCATTGTCGCAATCTATTATCATGTCAATACTTTAGGTTGGCTAGGTTGGTGTTACTCAATTATAGCGATTTACAGTTGGGACAAACTCTTAAGgatattcaaaattgcAATATCTGGAAATCTAATTAAGAAATCAAaggttgaatattttgatgaatcCGTAATAAAGCTCTCAATTCCAAGAGAAGGAATGAAGTTTAGATTTATGCCTGGTCAGTACACTTTCTTATATTTTCTACAACCATATCCTTTACTCAATGCATGGCAATCACATCCTTTTACACTATACATGGATCCACTCAAACCTGATTGCTTAACTGCAATTATCAAGGTAAAAAAAGGAGTAACTAGAAAAATCTATGAACACATTTTGAGGCAATCGATGAAGGTATCGaatgataatttagaaattCCCTTAGTTATGGAAGGCGTATACGGTAACTCGCTTGTCTCCGCTAGGTTGAATTCTACTTATGATTATGTCTTAATTGCCTCTGGTATTGGTATTACAAGCATATATCCGTACGTTTTGGAATTGTTATATCAAAAACGTTCCAACCAAACAACTATTCGGTTATTCTGGATAGTGCGTGATCTGAATGAGTTATTATGGTTCcataatgaattgaagttTCTATATGAAAATTACTGTGATACAAACCAGGCTAGTCCAGTTCTTAGAGTTGAATTAATCGTAACACGGAATTTGGTTTTAGATAATCTCAAATTATCAGGCAAAGAAAACTCTAGTTCTACcccaaattcatcatcgtTAAGCAGCATTGATCGTGTACATGAGACagctgaagaagaaaacaaaatgTTGGATGACCAAGAATCACGGCCGGAAGAGAAGGTTTTAGATGATAAACCATCAAAATTTACATCATTTAAGAATAATTCGTGCTTCAAAGTATCAGTGTTACCGGTTAGAAGCAGGCCATGTTTGAGCAATTTAATTcgaattaataaaatcaaaaatactACACATTTTATAGTTTGTGGACCATCCAAATTCAGTGATAGTACTAGGAGTATGGtcaatttatatagattaGAATTAGACTGCAACTATGATATTGAATACCATGAAGAAAGTTTCGAGTggtaaatattatatataatttaaagTTGTTTAAGTGCACTTACTATGTCTGATGATGTAATCTGTAGTAGATTTATGGAATGGTTCGTTTATCCAAGAAATTTGAGATTTGCATGAATCTCGTTTCGGTTGATATGAGCAAATTATTCTATAATTCCGCGAAAAATATTACTATATTTTATAGAAATGAATATCAACatgaataaatttgataatttaacATATATCACTGACTCAAAATGATGGGAGAGATACCAGGCTCTATGTCGTCCATGTCGATGTCTAATTCATCCGGTAGCATGAATATGCAAATGACCTTCACTAACAACTTCCGCGATACTTCAGTCTTGTTTGAAGGATTGAAAGCGTCAACCAAGCCCCAAGCTTTCGGTATATTTTgtctcttcttttttgtCGCCATTATATTGAGAGGattaatatttgtttatgTTTATATTGAGCAGGTAATTTGGCGTAATCCACCTGAAAACACTCCGTTATCGTATAAAAGAACCGTCGATTTTGGATTTGACGATGAAATTCAAGAACCATTTGATAAACAAGAATCAACATCTAATACAATGACCACTAATAGTCgagaattgaattcaacctcattatttttatctCCAAAAAGAAAGCGTTCAATTTTACTCCAAATGCTTTACACTAATTGGAAAGATTTTGAGAAGGATATAGTGAGATTAATTTTGTCATTTATAATAGCTATTTTGTCGTATACTCTAATGCTAGTTATTATGACATATGTGACTTGCTATTTCTTTGCCGTGGTTTTAGGTATTGCAGTTGGTGAGATTTGGTTTAAGAGATTGGAAAGAATTTTAATGTGCAATGAGCTGATTATCAGTAATACAGAAGAAATACTTGTTCCAACCTCACAAGCATTGTCGTGCTCAAGAACAAGATGTTAGATAATCTACTTCTTAGCATTATTTGAGAACCATTATCACGATTTTAAAGTAAACTTTATAAGTATACCTTATATCAAGACTTAAAATAGTATATGCTAAATGGTCCTATATTATAACGTGGAATAGATTGATGATATTTACTATGTGTTACTACCATAGCTATGTGAACAAAAACGGAGTTTCTATGGTTTAATTACGTTTGAATTTATGTCAGATCTGCAagataatatataaaaccAGGCTCTAGTTCTTGAAATCATagatttgatgaaaataacgGCTTATTTAAACTCTATCAACAAgttcaaaaattcattcACCTACGGGTAGAATATAGACGTATTCTAATATATGCGGGTATAATTCATTCATATCACagagaaaatgataaatattccTATGATTATTGGCtggattattattggattattattggattatataaatagtaatatagtatatttccaataatttctGATGAAAGAAATCcattaaaaaaaatggTTAAGTTATATGCCAGCatgattaatatttttactcaatttgttattttcttgatctAACCCTACTTTCCTATGCAAAGCTGCATTCATGAAACTCagtaattcatttatttttaaaatcaaataaataatatataaatggGTATATACTTTAGTCAAGTAAGCTACTAAGTAAGCTATCAATCCCAGATCCAAGGTTGTTAATCAATGGATCAGTTAAGTCGTTGATATCAGCAAGAGTCGAGTTGACCAAAGACAGATCAACAGTTCCTTGAACGGTTTCCTCAATGTGGTTGAGAAGGGCCTCAACCTTAGAAAGGGTGTCAGATAAGACAGAAACGCCAAATACTGGCATGGCCATTAAAAAGAATGCCATAAGGATGTTAAGTGCGTTGAACAGgaatttcatatttgttTTGTTATTTGTTGGAAgtttttgttgaattaataattctaatgaaCATAAAAGTATTTAGAAAACCAGTCAATTACTCTTAATTTATAGTACTCTATACTTTACTCTAATCCAAtgtaatttcaaaaaaattattgctCTTATCATTTTAACGACCTTATCTTCATCTAGATATCGAATTGTTTGTATAATACAGTGTTTGCAATTTAGTATACCCATCAGCAAATCAAAGAcacaaattattgatagcGTGGTTAAAGACAATAAACGTAGACTTGTGATAGATTGACGGATAGAGCTTTTAATTTGCAACTGAGCAATATAGATAATAACACAATAAGAACAATGCTATCAAATATACTCGCGTTCTATTATTCTCTTATCTATGCAATTTGAATTAAGAACAAGCAAAAATTGCATGTGATGCTAATTTCTATTACGATTGATGGCATCGTGCTAACCAATGTTTATTGTAAATAGCTTCCCGGAGATTAAGAAGGCTTATTGTCTCTTATCTAAAATGTCTCGATAATCACAATAGAACTTTATAGATTATCGCTACAGACAAATAAAGAACCAAATTAGAGTATTGTTTTGCATAGAATTACAAGATATATCGTAatgatatcattttcaagattgtataatcaataaatcacTATcttttcaagatatttgCACTCCGAATAATTTAGTTTATCCTCGGTTTTCACATTGAACACTAAGAATCTAAATTTGACAACAAAGAAGATTGCAAAGTCATATTACTCACTCCTAGTTATTTTGTCGATAGGATCAAATATGATAGTTTCATTTTCGTACTCACTTATATCAAAaggaaaaaaaaaattgtttgttTGGTTTGCTTCATTCAATGATTACATACCAAATTTCTCAAGATGAAAAGTTGAACAAAAGCGTTCATGaagattgaataatgatcaAAACTAATTCTATTCGAGattctatttatatttgatgtGCTCAATGAAAAGTAGTACAGTATCGGATATTTTCAGTCACTGGTTCCCTTATTTTACATAGTCGTTGTGAAAAGATCcaaaaatagaaaatatatcatcTGGAACATTATATCATATCAACATCGAAAATTAGACTTTTACGGCCTTAATCTCGATATTACTTCTATAATTAcattatttttttaattaaaCCCGTGCATTAATATCATGCCCTCGGGGGAGCAAGGTTTCTAGT comes from the Debaryomyces hansenii CBS767 chromosome B complete sequence genome and includes:
- a CDS encoding DEHA2B00308p (similar to uniprot|Q6Q5K9 Saccharomyces cerevisiae YLR160c ASP3-4 cell wall L-asparaginase II), coding for MKQLPKVKIFGMGGTIASKGTTNSQTAGYKVGLTVKDLVEAIPSLEDVAHLDYLQVANVGSKLLNSSHLLKLYAAITEAFDGNIDGAVVTHGTDTIEETSFFLDLTIKSDLPLVIVGAMRPSTAISADGLMNLYQAVKIASSETSKERGPLVVLNDRIASGFWTTKMSGFALDTFRSGEQGYLGVFQNNQIEWYYPPIRPYGHQYFDISKTDELPEVIILYAYQGLNPGLIYSAVELGAKGLVFAGFGAGHWTDEGNNVAKEVWEKYGVPTVYSHRTVEGSVPVANVNHFEGAVASGILNPQKARILLQLCINADYSIVEIRESFSSVYGG
- a CDS encoding DEHA2B00330p (no similarity), giving the protein MIEILQADIMERKQYANIFGDSDTSALVFHFLPFNGGGGRIIVKLIARKPTLGFSTFSCPLTVVFFIFSLFLF
- a CDS encoding DEHA2B00352p (weakly similar to CA2831|IPF15706 Candida albicans), which gives rise to MPSAETKQSYPNCRKYDISKAKVRGTGDISSVFSSFENADTVGLPQEYAEVKKNLVKNKEAITASWHRLKKALADGIQEIKEVGPEIIPKVSFSELGNLSEEQTQQIKKRGSLIIKNVIPKEEAIQLKKDVIDYIDANPNTEGFPKDKKVVYELYWSKSQVRARSHPHVTNVMSYMNNLWHASPESEICFDQNISYADRLRIRKAGDALFSLGPHADGGSLERWEDEEYSNCYTPIFEGNWENFDPYDATHRIEAKMDLHESRGTCSMFRTFQGWLAVSDIAPKEGTILFAPLVREVTAYYMLKPFFDENDELRLDSDIPGAFPGKGLEFNDKTHPEMDLNNLMVSVPKVEPGDMVFWHCDLVHAVDPVHIGENDSSVFYIPSVPLCGINVEYAFLQREAFLNGLAGPDFPGFPHGTAETQHIGRGTPKDVVETGGKTAMREFVLEKFEESQEYTVGANKAISKANNTLFK
- a CDS encoding DEHA2B00374p (weakly similar to CA1643|IPF9347 Candida albicans IPF9347) encodes the protein MKPQFVCATQPLASLLSRDSFLCFDGDDFGLYYPWRGIDSDQFSEKNIDEDFKSYLSSKGAFVVPPIQEQRRLIQIFLENVYPLYPVAGRNILNDIRRIPIMLLNAMFLSAIRFDTSEDRSNIRSRSNEFYERCKLLELVETNKITLIQSYLLLSIHEEGMEGATSSKEYITKACNLCGELAITNMGGSNGVSKNHENKDTELSSFKKVHYQKRTLTRLFWVSFCCDRLVSATSGREMYYNPADLMVDGIELEDFDDGENQKYDFAIFSSWCSVCKLIDRIQSSLYRPPQNRTLTDHILETDLLNWHIENEFQIEERFKNSLKIYHAYAFILYLRCKVDSISLIVGGSELNNIQEGTTGRHMSLIHNYSTLIVDLIESNKFIHHVLIVHAILHVIALIQLESKMHFEDSHGSYCKSMMGRSVKILENFKDYWWFAGAALRLCRVVISPEIFKSDNNT
- a CDS encoding DEHA2B00396p (similar to uniprot|P32791 Saccharomyces cerevisiae YLR214w FRE1 ferric reductase and cupric reductase), giving the protein MRKSIVALSFITLACIPITSALVIVDSVVASSCIYYMKQFDWGCNSTGNGATQYTCRCGNIDWLGSIANCIYSESTDIGERNHALKHVGTRCYDKSKKLYDYYVVDFIQFYENATDFLQYPDSTKDIEDQVMHPLEVNQTDFKYYFDSFQNVMDHVNKTQWFGWGLNFYWVVIIVISFIYNYRNVFFRFIPSRGWNRIKGRLIQSALFRNNDYNTTYYLADLIPIMLPSTIEFVTISIFWILVIIFSIVGYDMMLPNAYLGGSKFFYLLDFISYRTCITAFSLLPSMYFMGIRNTPLSYVVNWSRRTFISFHKTIAMAMSFLAFIHSCSWTAYTIREGDYAMWAVDAYWQWGMVSMIILGLILFSSLKWFRMVMYDIFLILHHVFSIVFIVAIYYHVNTLGWLGWCYSIIAIYSWDKLLRIFKIAISGNLIKKSKVEYFDESVIKLSIPREGMKFRFMPGQYTFLYFLQPYPLLNAWQSHPFTLYMDPLKPDCLTAIIKVKKGVTRKIYEHILRQSMKVSNDNLEIPLVMEGVYGNSLVSARLNSTYDYVLIASGIGITSIYPYVLELLYQKRSNQTTIRLFWIVRDSNELLWFHNELKFLYENYCDTNQASPVLRVELIVTRNLVLDNLKLSGKENSSSTPNSSSLSSIDRVHETAEEENKMLDDQESRPEEKVLDDKPSKFTSFKNNSCFKVSVLPVRSRPCLSNLIRINKIKNTTHFIVCGPSKFSDSTRSMVNLYRLELDCNYDIEYHEESFEW
- a CDS encoding DEHA2B00418p (weakly similar to uniprot|P49573 Saccharomyces cerevisiae YPR124w CTR1 high affinity copper transporter of the plasma membrane) codes for the protein MMGEIPGSMSSMSMSNSSGSMNMQMTFTNNFRDTSVLFEGLKASTKPQAFGIFCLFFFVAIILRGLIFVYVYIEQVIWRNPPENTPLSYKRTVDFGFDDEIQEPFDKQESTSNTMTTNSRELNSTSLFLSPKRKRSILLQMLYTNWKDFEKDIVRLILSFIIAILSYTLMLVIMTYVTCYFFAVVLGIAVGEIWFKRLERILMCNESIISNTEEILVPTSQALSCSRTRC
- a CDS encoding DEHA2B00440p (no similarity); translation: MKFSFNALNILMAFFLMAMPVFGVSVLSDTLSKVEALLNHIEETVQGTVDSSLVNSTLADINDLTDPLINNLGSGIDSLLSSLLD